The genomic segment TCTGATTCAtatcattaattaaaaacaaatcagacATTGACTAACATGACAGATTAGATTGTGTTTGGTCTTGGAGGTGCCACAGTACATACAAACATAAGTAAAAAACACAACTCTCTACATTGAAGAGACACACACCTATGTTGCGGACCATAATGCCCTTCAGGTCATCCACTTGCATCTGTGTTTCAGTAAGCCGATCTGATCCCCGGGGGTCTGAATGGTGTTTCTGCACagaaaagtgcaaataaaatgagaacacacatactgtaatttgACTAATTTCTCGAAAACTTGCGGCAACATATGTCGCTTGGAAGCATTTCATATTTGTCTAGCctaacaaaatgaataaaatgcacATTCAGAACTGCTGAAATTACATCAGTGGTATTATAAATGAGATATGAAAGCTACACAAGTTTAGGTAAGATTTccttaacagaaaaaaagacagctaataaataataaataactaaagATACTCATAATATTGTTGTCATATTCACCATCTGGGCAGCCAGTGTAGCTGAAAATTCGCTATTCATGGCGTACGGCAGAGCTGTTTGTGCTCGTGATCCATATGTGGTCTGGAAGCGCCTCTTGACTTCACTGAGGAAGCTGAATGCACGGGATCTTTCAAAGTCCttttgcgcacacacaatgCATACGAATAAACAACACATTACAGCAACTGCATGTCTGTTTTGCAAAGTGGCTGAGATTTCAAGCAGGTTAAACAGAATATTAAATGATGACATGAACCAATACTTACATCATCGGTGATACACAGGTATATGATTCTGTCATGGCAGATGTAATGGAAGAGATAACTGAAAGATAAGAGGGTTTTAAAGAATATTATTTCATATTCTATCGCATACCCTGTGTTAAGAATACACAGCTGAAAACAAGAGTGACTCTTTCTTTCCAATGGAagaaactaatttttttttttccttgtcaaAGTATTTGTTAGAGGGCACATAGTTTATATATGCCATGCTTTAGTCATTTAGTAACTGATTTGGTCACAAGTgagaaaatacataaaattgttgatcattgtttttcaaagcaAAAGTAGATGTTTagaaatgtttcattttgattaaacacaaccATAATCCATCTGCTTTCATGGCGGACAACAAAAATCTAGTGTTGAGAGGGTGAAATTACAAGGATTTGAAATTAAACAAGGTCTTGAAACAATCAATTCTTATTTCTAATCAATTAGCTGTCAATGTTGCACCTCTAGTTCAATTAAAAAgctctatttttttgtttgacaacAGATAGGTGTCATTTTAAATTCTATTGACATACCGAGTGGTTGTGTGGGGGAAAAATACTAAACACAATAGATTAAACTATGTCCATATGGTCAATAAACTACCCAAGTGTAAACGTATGATTTTCTTTGTAAACAAGATGAATTGCAACTTAACTTTATAAACAATCGATACAAAATAGATAACAATGGATAGTTTACATTTTACAAACGATAGTACACACTAATCTGCAGGTATTCCCTAACATTGTCTGTACCTGCGTGAAACTAGTAGTAAATTGTGTAATTTGCGGTATGTCTACCCAATTCTTGTAAATGTCGATGCATAACTCAATCACTTGTAATGATTTTTACTTTTTCGGCGACACACACGCTAATGTGATACTTTAATGACAAGAGCCCAATGTGGAATTACTGGGTAAGGAGGATGCAACGTTTATGCATGTGCAGCAAATGTACACCTACCTGCCATGGCTGTATGTCAATTTGTTATTCTCGGATGGAATTTTGGCTAAGATCTGTTCAGTCACTTCGAGGAAGTTCCCGCCACACCATGCATGCTTGGCTAGGACGGTTGTTCCTCGAGCCACCACGGCAAATAGAATTGCCATGGTTGTAATTGGCCACAGATCTG from the Vanacampus margaritifer isolate UIUO_Vmar chromosome 10, RoL_Vmar_1.0, whole genome shotgun sequence genome contains:
- the sybl1 gene encoding vesicle-associated membrane protein 7, with translation MAILFAVVARGTTVLAKHAWCGGNFLEVTEQILAKIPSENNKLTYSHGSYLFHYICHDRIIYLCITDDDFERSRAFSFLSEVKRRFQTTYGSRAQTALPYAMNSEFSATLAAQMKHHSDPRGSDRLTETQMQVDDLKGIMVRNIDLVARRGEKLELLIDKTENLVDSSVTFKTTSRNLARAMCMKNLKLTLVVVFVCLVVIYIIVSASCGGLSWPSCVK